One window of the Methylocystis parvus OBBP genome contains the following:
- a CDS encoding helix-turn-helix transcriptional regulator: MNLRDVLALNLRKLRRARGWSQEELAHRADTDRTYISAIERRLYAASIDVLARLAAALELEAAELLRAPIVRKRVVSEDAHDGKALQEVRKDRPASEGDINARAKKARRRNESAAEAKRSAGLKKSNKAKPEPT; the protein is encoded by the coding sequence ATGAATTTGCGAGATGTGCTGGCGCTGAACCTCCGGAAATTGCGACGAGCCCGTGGCTGGTCGCAAGAGGAGCTCGCGCATCGAGCCGACACTGACCGAACCTACATCAGTGCGATCGAACGCCGACTCTATGCTGCGAGCATAGATGTGCTGGCGCGCCTTGCGGCGGCGCTGGAACTCGAAGCTGCTGAACTTCTAAGAGCGCCGATCGTTCGCAAGAGGGTCGTAAGCGAAGACGCGCACGATGGAAAGGCGCTTCAGGAAGTGCGCAAGGATCGGCCAGCTTCGGAAGGTGATATCAATGCGCGAGCCAAGAAGGCTCGCCGTCGGAACGAGTCCGCCGCAGAGGCGAAGCGCTCAGCAGGCCTCAAGAAAAGTAACAAGGCGAAACCCGAGCCTACTTGA
- a CDS encoding DUF736 domain-containing protein, producing MANIGSFKKSGNEYQGEIVTLSVQARSVRIVPETNRANDNAPSHRVFVGRAEIGAAWPKRSNEGRDYLSLKLDDPSFTAPIYANLFDDEEGDGYSLIWSRGRKANGE from the coding sequence ATGGCGAACATCGGCTCCTTCAAAAAGTCCGGCAACGAGTATCAGGGCGAAATCGTCACCCTCAGCGTCCAGGCGCGCAGCGTCCGCATCGTCCCCGAAACGAACCGCGCCAACGACAACGCCCCCAGCCACCGCGTCTTCGTCGGCCGAGCCGAGATCGGCGCCGCCTGGCCGAAGCGCTCCAACGAGGGCCGAGACTATCTCTCCCTCAAGCTCGACGATCCGAGCTTCACCGCGCCGATCTACGCCAACCTCTTCGACGACGAGGAAGGCGACGGCTACAGCCTGATCTGGTCGCGCGGCCGCAAGGCCAACGGCGAGTGA
- a CDS encoding DUF2493 domain-containing protein — protein sequence MTTEHDRDFETPQAASPTDRVLTELQLYGYRPFHDEPDPRPLPEPRAIAGAVADIFDALVATLSDTRLEPDLEDLLWSTVNLFHRAIARIERELDDNEQTQKCSQKEQDGSEIRSVELERLICEGQTLIERRDSMEHFRDQAAEAFETHTGSSWRPRTGSKVNHRSLTASLIDSRDFLAAKRRADNELLLPAGPRIAFTGGLDFNDHRAIWDRLDKALAKHPGMVLLHGGSPKGAERIASCWADNRKVTQIAFKPDWARHAKAAPFKRNDRMLETLPIGVIVFPGSGISANLADKARVLGIPVWKYESSGA from the coding sequence ATGACGACCGAGCACGATCGAGACTTCGAGACCCCGCAAGCCGCCTCGCCAACCGACCGGGTTCTCACCGAACTCCAACTCTATGGCTACCGTCCCTTTCACGACGAACCCGATCCCCGGCCGCTGCCCGAGCCTCGCGCCATCGCCGGCGCTGTCGCCGACATTTTCGACGCCCTTGTCGCGACCCTGAGCGACACTCGGCTCGAACCCGATCTCGAAGACCTGCTGTGGTCGACGGTCAATCTCTTCCACCGCGCGATCGCCCGCATCGAGCGCGAGCTCGACGACAATGAACAGACACAAAAGTGCAGCCAGAAGGAGCAAGACGGTTCTGAAATCCGCTCGGTCGAGCTCGAGCGGCTGATCTGCGAGGGGCAGACCCTTATCGAGCGCCGGGACAGCATGGAGCACTTCCGCGACCAGGCCGCCGAGGCCTTCGAAACGCACACCGGCTCGTCCTGGCGCCCCCGCACCGGCTCCAAGGTCAATCATCGTTCGCTGACGGCGTCGCTGATCGACAGCCGTGACTTTCTCGCCGCCAAGCGCCGCGCCGACAATGAGCTTCTTCTACCCGCCGGCCCACGGATCGCCTTCACCGGCGGGCTCGACTTCAACGATCATCGCGCGATCTGGGATAGGCTCGACAAGGCGCTGGCGAAGCATCCGGGCATGGTGCTGCTCCATGGCGGTTCGCCCAAGGGGGCCGAACGCATCGCTTCCTGTTGGGCCGACAATCGAAAGGTGACGCAGATCGCCTTCAAGCCCGACTGGGCGCGTCACGCCAAGGCGGCGCCCTTCAAGCGCAACGACCGGATGCTCGAAACGCTCCCCATCGGCGTCATCGTCTTCCCGGGCTCCGGCATTTCCGCGAATCTGGCCGACAAGGCGCGGGTCCTCGGCATCCCGGTCTGGAAATACGAGAGCAGCGGCGCATAG
- a CDS encoding DUF7146 domain-containing protein, giving the protein MPSSVASELARRLAQDAEAVCRRYLSNGRREGRYWLVGDVRNTPGRSLFVRLTGPESGKGAAGKWTDAATGEHGDLLDVIRGSARCADFAEALLEARSFLSLPKDDPSIERRRSEAPTVTRSIDSARRLLHMSQPIEGSLVERYLRHRGIAGLRNLDSLRSHPRCYYRPDKSSAVETWPAMIAVVTDFDGKVTGAHRTWLDPSGRDKAPIANPRRAMGDICGKGVRFGASLDVMAAGEGIETVLSARSLLPSMPMIAALSAAHLAALLLPSALRRLYVLQDNDAAGRKATAQLTERAIADGIDAITLVPQLADFNDDLRHIGGEALRATIRTQLAPQDVARFLKFDNTLGSERSRG; this is encoded by the coding sequence GTGCCCAGTTCAGTCGCCTCCGAGCTCGCGCGCCGCCTCGCGCAGGACGCCGAGGCGGTCTGCCGCCGCTATCTGTCGAATGGCCGCCGCGAGGGCCGTTATTGGCTTGTCGGCGACGTGCGCAATACGCCCGGCCGTAGCCTCTTCGTCCGCCTGACCGGACCGGAGAGCGGCAAGGGCGCCGCCGGCAAATGGACCGACGCCGCCACGGGCGAACATGGCGATCTTCTCGACGTCATCCGCGGAAGCGCCCGATGCGCTGACTTCGCGGAGGCACTTCTTGAGGCGCGCAGCTTTCTCAGTCTGCCGAAGGATGATCCCTCGATCGAACGCCGGCGATCGGAAGCGCCTACGGTGACGCGTTCCATAGACTCGGCGCGACGGCTCCTTCACATGTCGCAACCGATCGAGGGCAGTTTGGTCGAGCGATATTTGCGGCATCGGGGCATAGCAGGCCTACGAAATCTCGACAGCCTGCGCTCTCATCCTCGCTGCTACTATCGGCCAGATAAATCGTCCGCTGTCGAAACCTGGCCCGCCATGATCGCCGTCGTCACCGATTTCGACGGCAAAGTCACCGGCGCGCATCGCACTTGGCTCGATCCGTCTGGACGCGACAAGGCGCCGATCGCCAATCCGCGACGGGCAATGGGGGACATCTGCGGCAAGGGCGTGCGCTTTGGCGCGTCGCTCGACGTCATGGCGGCGGGCGAAGGCATCGAGACCGTGCTCTCCGCGCGATCTCTTCTGCCAAGCATGCCGATGATCGCCGCGCTATCGGCCGCGCACCTCGCCGCGTTGCTGCTGCCGTCAGCGCTTCGCCGTCTTTACGTCCTGCAAGACAACGACGCCGCCGGCAGGAAGGCGACGGCGCAGCTGACCGAGCGAGCGATAGCCGACGGGATCGACGCGATCACCCTTGTTCCCCAGCTTGCCGATTTCAATGACGATCTGCGCCACATTGGTGGAGAGGCCTTGCGGGCGACGATCCGGACTCAGCTCGCGCCACAGGACGTCGCCCGGTTCCTCAAATTCGATAACACTCTGGGGAGCGAACGTTCTCGCGGCTGA
- a CDS encoding ParB/RepB/Spo0J family partition protein produces MTRSVQKIQLSASRDIPFNKLVLSQANVRRIKAGVSLEELAEDIARRTLLQSITVRPVLDEGGAETGMFEIPAGGRRYRALELLVKQKRLPRNAPIPCVVRLEGTAEEDSLAENVQRAPLHPLDQFRAFLTLREKGQSEEEIAATFFVSVAVVKQRLRLASVSPALLEVYAEDGMTLDQLMAFTVNPDHERQEQVWEAIQRSYNKEAYQIRRLLTEGAVRASDKRAQYVGEDYLAAGGPIMRDLFQSDDGGWLQDVPLLERLVAEKLARDAQPIRAEGWKWVETAIDFPYGHTYGLRHIQGERQPLSEEEAATRESLRLEAEQLEAAYSDADEIPEDIDARLAEIETALEAMEDRPVIYAPEDIARGGVFVSIDGSGQLRIERGYVRPEDEAPIEGPEALTGESETEDVGGAHLSAAALAQGAAPDRDDMVRSGVTDDEEDEGLRPLPDKLLTELTAYRTLALREALGNDPDMAFLAALHAICLRLFYRYGSDTCLEMEAKTVSFGVQAPGLSDTPLAAKVDARNLDWSQQLPAEPQDLWDVLTTFDVEARQRLFAHCISLTVNAVHEPWSRRPRAIAHADRLAASLSLDIAATSWRPTADNFLGRVTKARIVQAVSQAKGADIARRIEGLKKSDMVQEAERLLSGANWLPEPLRTPGCARHSHASEGTVPEQTVEEDAIPVEESAAIESEAAIDETASEDDADEASVDEPQGVAAE; encoded by the coding sequence ATGACCAGGTCGGTTCAGAAAATCCAGCTCAGCGCCTCGCGCGATATACCCTTCAACAAGCTCGTCCTGTCTCAGGCCAATGTCCGTCGCATCAAGGCGGGTGTCTCGCTCGAGGAGCTCGCGGAAGACATCGCGCGTCGCACGCTTCTGCAGAGCATCACCGTGCGGCCGGTGCTCGACGAAGGCGGCGCGGAGACCGGCATGTTCGAAATCCCCGCCGGCGGGCGCCGTTACCGCGCGCTGGAGCTCTTGGTGAAGCAGAAGCGCCTGCCGCGCAACGCCCCTATCCCCTGCGTGGTGCGATTGGAGGGAACGGCCGAGGAGGACAGCCTCGCCGAGAACGTCCAGCGCGCGCCTCTCCATCCGCTGGATCAGTTCCGCGCCTTCCTGACCCTTCGCGAAAAGGGTCAGAGCGAAGAGGAGATCGCCGCCACCTTCTTCGTCAGCGTCGCCGTCGTCAAACAGCGCCTGCGGCTCGCCTCCGTGTCCCCGGCGCTTCTCGAGGTCTATGCCGAGGACGGCATGACGCTCGACCAGCTGATGGCCTTCACCGTCAATCCCGACCATGAGCGCCAGGAACAGGTCTGGGAGGCGATCCAGCGTTCGTACAACAAGGAGGCCTATCAGATCCGCCGGCTTCTCACCGAGGGCGCGGTCCGGGCATCGGACAAGCGGGCGCAATATGTCGGCGAAGATTATCTCGCCGCCGGCGGTCCTATCATGCGGGACCTCTTCCAGAGCGACGACGGCGGCTGGCTGCAGGACGTCCCCCTTCTCGAGCGGCTCGTCGCGGAGAAGCTGGCCCGCGACGCCCAGCCCATTCGGGCGGAGGGCTGGAAATGGGTCGAGACGGCGATCGACTTCCCCTATGGCCACACCTACGGGCTCCGCCATATTCAGGGCGAACGCCAGCCTCTGAGTGAAGAGGAAGCCGCGACGCGTGAGTCGCTCCGCCTCGAAGCCGAACAGCTCGAAGCCGCCTATTCGGACGCCGACGAAATTCCCGAAGACATCGATGCGCGCCTTGCCGAGATCGAGACCGCGCTCGAAGCGATGGAAGATCGTCCGGTCATTTACGCGCCGGAGGACATCGCCCGCGGCGGCGTCTTCGTCAGCATCGACGGCTCGGGACAATTACGGATCGAGCGTGGCTATGTCCGCCCCGAAGATGAAGCGCCGATCGAGGGGCCCGAAGCGCTGACCGGCGAAAGCGAGACGGAAGACGTCGGTGGCGCACATTTGAGCGCAGCGGCCCTCGCTCAGGGCGCGGCGCCGGATAGGGACGATATGGTCCGATCTGGCGTGACGGATGACGAGGAAGACGAGGGCCTTCGTCCCCTCCCTGACAAATTGCTGACCGAACTCACCGCCTATCGCACGCTGGCGCTGCGCGAGGCGCTCGGCAATGATCCGGACATGGCCTTCCTCGCCGCCCTGCACGCCATCTGCCTGCGCCTCTTCTACCGCTACGGCTCGGACACCTGTCTGGAGATGGAAGCCAAGACTGTTTCCTTCGGGGTACAGGCGCCGGGTCTCTCCGACACGCCGCTCGCGGCCAAGGTCGACGCCCGTAATCTCGACTGGTCGCAGCAGCTCCCGGCGGAGCCGCAAGACCTCTGGGATGTTCTCACGACCTTCGACGTGGAAGCGCGCCAGCGTCTCTTCGCGCATTGCATCTCCTTGACGGTCAACGCCGTGCATGAGCCCTGGAGCCGGCGCCCGCGCGCCATCGCCCATGCTGATCGTCTCGCTGCGTCACTGTCCCTCGACATCGCGGCGACGAGCTGGAGGCCAACCGCCGATAATTTTCTCGGCCGCGTGACCAAGGCGCGGATCGTCCAGGCGGTAAGCCAAGCGAAGGGCGCGGACATCGCCCGGCGCATCGAAGGATTGAAGAAAAGCGACATGGTCCAGGAGGCCGAACGGCTCCTTTCCGGCGCGAACTGGCTGCCCGAGCCGCTTCGCACGCCCGGATGCGCCCGGCATTCGCATGCCTCCGAAGGAACGGTCCCCGAGCAGACCGTAGAGGAGGACGCCATCCCGGTCGAAGAATCGGCGGCGATCGAGAGCGAAGCGGCCATCGACGAAACCGCATCCGAGGACGATGCTGATGAGGCGTCGGTCGACGAGCCCCAGGGCGTCGCCGCCGAATAG
- a CDS encoding DUF4427 domain-containing protein, producing the protein MNNNARYDLSDRLIHFFRAVDTQNPNTPTLPEHWSFASIENFDEPLSPFFLMRNVVRQGRIWATWSVRSGRRTVYGPDPAVCFTEMPIAAFVEAGIARAAAGQAMSPYGLVLPKAAMFQLGARPVIYGLSGDISVTDEPSGARIIAPEQLPAHEQYRYVTYNPASARPIDWTHEREWRWPLRDAPEANPNDLPPDIENLYGLELDHEQLHGIGAIVKTTTQAEQLIYDILTKVDRGDIDENRYDFVLALDSVANVADLRDRQALQDAIDAARIDLAPYFAIKKPRAEALSEQFRKLVKSVEADADAPQAGEFGGCWLWITDNGHELTRALLRCEHVRVTKMGKYIAELYEFSDMRSLAQREDMTRELARRLKARFDVHATYLSVIPDDDPDGVPFYNGDELDDRKFYNYSDDEDDY; encoded by the coding sequence ATGAACAACAATGCCCGCTATGATCTGTCAGACCGGCTGATTCATTTCTTTCGCGCCGTGGACACGCAGAATCCGAACACTCCGACGCTTCCGGAACATTGGAGCTTTGCCTCGATCGAGAACTTCGACGAGCCTCTTTCTCCATTCTTCCTCATGCGAAATGTCGTGCGTCAGGGCCGAATTTGGGCGACGTGGTCCGTTCGAAGTGGCCGACGCACGGTTTACGGTCCGGATCCAGCAGTTTGCTTTACGGAAATGCCGATTGCGGCGTTTGTTGAGGCTGGAATTGCACGCGCGGCCGCGGGCCAAGCAATGAGTCCCTACGGCCTCGTTCTGCCAAAGGCTGCGATGTTCCAACTTGGCGCGCGGCCGGTGATCTACGGCCTGAGTGGAGATATCTCGGTCACCGACGAACCTTCGGGTGCCCGGATTATCGCCCCCGAGCAGCTACCCGCGCACGAACAATACCGGTATGTGACCTACAATCCGGCTAGCGCACGGCCTATCGATTGGACACACGAGCGCGAGTGGCGCTGGCCGTTGCGGGACGCTCCCGAAGCGAACCCAAACGACCTTCCCCCCGACATCGAGAATCTCTACGGGCTGGAGCTGGATCACGAGCAGCTCCACGGGATTGGCGCCATCGTCAAGACAACCACTCAAGCCGAGCAGTTGATCTACGATATTCTCACCAAAGTTGATCGTGGTGATATCGACGAGAATCGCTATGATTTCGTCCTCGCCTTGGACTCAGTCGCGAATGTTGCCGATCTTCGGGACAGGCAGGCGCTTCAGGATGCAATTGATGCGGCCCGGATCGACCTCGCTCCTTATTTCGCCATCAAGAAGCCACGCGCAGAGGCGTTATCGGAACAGTTCCGAAAGCTAGTGAAGAGCGTCGAAGCCGACGCCGACGCGCCTCAGGCTGGTGAATTTGGCGGTTGTTGGCTGTGGATCACCGATAATGGGCATGAACTGACACGCGCGTTATTGAGATGCGAGCATGTCAGAGTGACCAAGATGGGTAAATACATCGCCGAATTGTATGAGTTCTCCGACATGCGAAGTCTTGCCCAGCGGGAAGATATGACCCGCGAGCTCGCGCGACGGCTGAAGGCGCGGTTCGACGTCCATGCGACCTATCTGTCGGTCATTCCAGACGATGATCCCGATGGCGTCCCTTTCTACAATGGCGACGAGCTGGATGACCGCAAATTCTATAATTATAGCGATGACGAAGACGATTATTGA
- a CDS encoding UvrD-helicase domain-containing protein, protein MALVRPEDWRPRDIEDLEPDAWRALRQHGSACVVAGPGAGKTEFLAQRAAFLLETGLCPAPFRILAISFKSDAADNLAARVRKRCSPELSHRFTSLTFDAFTKSLVDRFLTAIPTDWRPSRPYEIAFPNFRQVTGFLQDALFAAPNPQKAEVAALSAGDFESHYVGAYRLPFVRAPAQSGTELTIQRWWSSQLGTQPRSSITFVSLNRLAELLLRASPHIRRALQLTYPFVFVDEFQDTTYAQYDFLLSAFQGADVAITAVGDDKQRIMTWAGARADAFERFEADFAAVRIPLLFNFRSSPDLVRIQRVVARALDPNAAATVAQAARLVDGDVAQVWNSPTKAREADHLGRWLANDMVARGRAPRDYAILVKQKSDDFEADLAEPFARAGLRLRNESHALGRTTLQDLLTDTFSKLAVALLRLGSTRRAAAAWQLPSAALLEIRAIAEGDDNGEARTEDELTIFVAALRADMANTPPSVASAQAFADRIYAFLNLAAVARTYNEYSTGDLLAIMADAFRLHLAASANGAQTWSVALDVFEGVGQIPLMTVHKSKGLEYDTIVFVGLDDQAWWAHRPGNPEGLATFFVALSRAKQRAIFAFCRERGQRQRVAELFQLLTDAGVREIAI, encoded by the coding sequence ATGGCGCTCGTCCGGCCAGAAGACTGGCGCCCACGGGACATCGAAGACCTTGAACCTGATGCGTGGCGGGCATTGCGTCAGCACGGCTCCGCCTGCGTTGTTGCGGGACCTGGCGCCGGGAAAACTGAGTTCCTCGCCCAACGCGCCGCGTTCCTGCTTGAGACCGGCCTCTGCCCTGCGCCTTTCCGCATCCTCGCGATCTCGTTCAAAAGCGACGCCGCCGACAACCTGGCTGCACGGGTGCGCAAGCGTTGCTCACCAGAGCTTTCGCACCGCTTCACTTCATTGACCTTCGACGCCTTCACAAAGAGCCTGGTCGATCGGTTTCTGACCGCGATACCAACCGACTGGCGGCCTAGCCGGCCGTATGAAATAGCTTTTCCCAACTTTCGCCAGGTAACAGGCTTCCTTCAAGATGCGCTTTTTGCGGCTCCCAACCCACAGAAAGCGGAGGTTGCCGCTCTTAGTGCAGGTGATTTCGAGTCTCACTACGTCGGGGCATATCGGCTTCCATTCGTGCGCGCACCAGCACAATCCGGAACCGAACTGACCATCCAGCGATGGTGGTCGAGCCAGCTCGGCACCCAACCTCGGTCGAGCATAACGTTCGTCAGCCTCAATCGGCTTGCGGAGCTTCTGCTGCGTGCCAGCCCCCATATTCGACGGGCGCTGCAGCTCACATACCCCTTTGTCTTCGTCGACGAGTTTCAGGACACGACCTACGCGCAGTACGACTTCCTGCTTTCGGCATTCCAGGGCGCCGACGTCGCCATCACCGCGGTGGGCGACGACAAACAACGGATTATGACGTGGGCGGGCGCGCGAGCGGATGCTTTTGAGCGTTTTGAAGCTGACTTCGCAGCAGTGCGCATCCCGCTCCTCTTTAATTTCAGATCCTCGCCCGATCTCGTGCGCATTCAGCGCGTGGTCGCCCGAGCCCTAGATCCGAATGCTGCTGCTACCGTCGCTCAAGCCGCGCGGCTAGTCGATGGCGACGTCGCCCAGGTCTGGAATAGCCCCACCAAGGCCCGTGAGGCCGACCACCTCGGCCGATGGCTCGCGAACGATATGGTCGCTCGCGGTCGCGCACCTCGGGACTACGCCATTCTCGTCAAGCAGAAGTCTGACGACTTCGAGGCCGATCTCGCCGAACCGTTCGCAAGGGCCGGCTTGCGACTTCGCAACGAGAGCCACGCGCTCGGTCGCACGACGTTGCAGGATCTTTTGACCGACACATTTTCGAAGCTCGCTGTGGCGCTCCTCCGCCTGGGATCAACTAGGCGCGCTGCGGCTGCCTGGCAACTCCCCTCCGCGGCCTTGCTCGAAATCCGCGCCATCGCAGAAGGCGACGACAACGGGGAAGCTCGCACTGAGGACGAGCTAACAATATTCGTTGCGGCGCTGCGCGCCGACATGGCGAACACGCCACCGTCTGTGGCCAGCGCGCAGGCGTTCGCCGATCGGATCTACGCATTCTTGAATCTAGCCGCTGTCGCGCGGACATATAACGAATATTCGACTGGCGACCTTCTCGCCATCATGGCGGATGCATTCAGGCTCCACCTCGCCGCCTCGGCGAACGGAGCGCAGACATGGTCAGTCGCGCTCGACGTCTTTGAAGGCGTTGGTCAGATTCCATTGATGACGGTCCACAAGAGCAAGGGCCTTGAGTACGACACGATCGTCTTTGTTGGCCTCGACGATCAGGCATGGTGGGCGCACAGGCCCGGAAACCCAGAGGGCCTCGCCACATTCTTCGTGGCGCTCTCCCGCGCGAAGCAGCGCGCAATCTTCGCATTCTGTCGCGAACGCGGACAGCGGCAGCGCGTCGCCGAGCTGTTTCAGCTTCTAACGGACGCCGGTGTGCGGGAGATCGCGATATGA
- the tnpA gene encoding IS66-like element accessory protein TnpA, whose translation MSAAKDGVKRRTWSLEERQRIVAEALAPGASVAAVARRHGLNANLVFKWLRRSREGWLDRRRGPAKETAPAKMSPELAAQTFVPVELLELKPAPMSPALPPSSAPVAKIAATPARVSRKNVRRGAMEVSLPNGARLSLDADVDTEALRRVLSALGDL comes from the coding sequence ATGTCGGCGGCGAAGGATGGCGTCAAGCGGCGCACGTGGAGCCTTGAGGAGCGGCAGCGGATCGTTGCGGAGGCGTTGGCGCCTGGCGCGTCCGTAGCGGCTGTCGCGCGACGGCACGGATTGAACGCCAATCTGGTTTTCAAGTGGCTGCGGCGTTCGCGCGAAGGCTGGCTGGATCGCCGGCGGGGGCCGGCGAAAGAGACAGCGCCCGCGAAAATGTCGCCGGAGCTAGCCGCACAGACTTTCGTTCCCGTCGAGCTGCTGGAGTTGAAGCCGGCTCCGATGAGCCCGGCTCTGCCGCCGTCGTCGGCGCCGGTGGCGAAGATTGCCGCCACGCCGGCGCGGGTGTCGCGCAAGAACGTGCGGCGCGGCGCCATGGAAGTCAGCCTGCCGAATGGCGCGCGCTTGTCGCTCGACGCAGATGTGGACACTGAGGCTCTGCGCCGCGTGTTGTCGGCGCTGGGTGACCTTTGA
- the tnpB gene encoding IS66 family insertion sequence element accessory protein TnpB (TnpB, as the term is used for proteins encoded by IS66 family insertion elements, is considered an accessory protein, since TnpC, encoded by a neighboring gene, is a DDE family transposase.) translates to MLQFAPGVKVYLALKPVDMRRGFDGLAADVAQVLRNDPFSGAAFVFRSKRGDYVKILTWDGSGLCLFAKRLEKGKFVWPPIVEGALQLTAAQLALLIEGIDWRRTVAPEAPERPVFL, encoded by the coding sequence ATGCTTCAGTTCGCGCCGGGGGTGAAGGTCTATCTGGCGTTGAAGCCCGTCGACATGCGGCGCGGTTTCGACGGACTCGCCGCCGACGTGGCGCAGGTGCTTCGCAACGATCCCTTCTCCGGCGCGGCTTTCGTGTTCCGGAGCAAGCGCGGCGATTACGTGAAGATCTTGACCTGGGACGGGTCGGGCCTGTGTCTTTTCGCCAAGCGGCTGGAGAAGGGAAAGTTCGTCTGGCCGCCGATCGTCGAGGGCGCGTTGCAATTGACGGCGGCGCAACTGGCCTTGCTGATCGAGGGGATCGACTGGCGGCGGACGGTTGCGCCAGAAGCGCCGGAACGCCCGGTCTTCCTTTAG
- the tnpC gene encoding IS66 family transposase, translating to MSRAAADLPEDPTELRRFAEALAAEVHAKTLLIEKLKMQLAVLRRARFGRSSEKLDRDIEQLELLIGDMEESDAGRVARSEATTNGASSSTPKKPSVRAPLPDHLPLETVVHDAPCVCPTCGGSKFGRVGVDEREMLEYVASHFKRVAHVRPKMSCRACETIVQAPMPTLPIEKGRPGPALLAHVIVAKYCDHLPLHRQSGIYAREGVTIDRSVMAGWVGHMAALLEPLAECIARHVRGGPAVHADDTTVPVLDPGRGRTKTGRLWTAVRDERPYGSTAPPAAFYLYSPDRTSEHAHALLKGCRGHLHADGYTGFGGLYEADPKTGAPAPLKEVACWAHARRKLYDVHIETKSPAAAEALDIIARLFVIEAGVKGKPPAERVAARRERSAPVLAELRAFLDATLAKISGKSDFAKAIRYATSRWMALIRYVDDGRLEMTNNAAERAVRPLTLGRKNYLFAGSDEGGRRAAIMYTLIETARFNDVDPEAWLADVIARIADHPINRIDDLLPWKWKPHAEAAAPSRAA from the coding sequence ATGTCGCGCGCCGCTGCCGATTTGCCCGAAGACCCCACCGAACTGCGACGGTTCGCCGAGGCGCTCGCCGCGGAAGTTCACGCCAAGACCCTGCTGATCGAGAAGCTGAAAATGCAGCTCGCCGTTTTGCGGCGCGCGCGTTTCGGGCGTTCGTCGGAAAAGCTCGACCGCGATATCGAACAGCTCGAACTCTTGATCGGCGACATGGAGGAGAGCGACGCCGGGCGCGTGGCGCGAAGCGAAGCGACCACAAACGGCGCTTCGTCATCGACCCCGAAGAAGCCGTCCGTTCGTGCGCCTCTGCCCGACCATCTCCCGCTAGAGACGGTCGTGCACGACGCGCCCTGCGTCTGCCCGACCTGCGGCGGGAGCAAATTCGGACGGGTCGGCGTCGACGAGCGCGAGATGCTGGAATATGTCGCCTCGCACTTCAAGCGCGTGGCGCATGTGCGGCCGAAGATGAGCTGCCGCGCCTGCGAGACGATCGTTCAGGCGCCCATGCCGACGCTGCCGATCGAGAAGGGACGGCCGGGGCCGGCGCTGCTGGCTCATGTCATCGTCGCCAAATATTGCGATCACCTTCCGTTGCATCGCCAGTCCGGCATTTACGCACGCGAAGGCGTGACGATCGACCGCTCGGTCATGGCCGGCTGGGTCGGCCATATGGCGGCGCTGCTGGAGCCGCTGGCCGAGTGCATCGCGCGTCACGTGCGCGGCGGTCCCGCCGTTCATGCTGACGATACGACGGTGCCCGTGCTCGATCCGGGACGCGGCAGAACGAAGACTGGCCGATTATGGACGGCGGTGCGCGATGAAAGGCCCTATGGGTCGACGGCGCCGCCGGCCGCCTTCTACCTCTACTCGCCGGACCGCACGTCCGAGCACGCCCATGCCTTGCTGAAGGGCTGTCGCGGCCATCTCCATGCCGATGGCTACACGGGCTTCGGCGGCCTTTACGAGGCCGATCCGAAAACCGGCGCGCCGGCGCCGCTGAAGGAGGTCGCCTGCTGGGCGCATGCGAGGCGCAAGCTCTACGACGTGCATATCGAAACGAAATCGCCGGCGGCGGCCGAAGCGCTCGACATCATCGCGCGGCTCTTCGTCATCGAGGCCGGCGTCAAAGGCAAGCCGCCGGCCGAGCGCGTCGCCGCGCGCCGGGAACGATCGGCTCCCGTCCTTGCCGAACTCCGCGCCTTCCTTGACGCGACGCTGGCCAAAATCAGCGGCAAGAGCGACTTCGCCAAGGCCATCCGTTATGCGACCTCGCGCTGGATGGCCTTGATCCGCTACGTCGACGACGGACGTCTCGAGATGACGAACAACGCTGCCGAACGTGCCGTCAGGCCCCTGACATTGGGCAGAAAAAACTACCTCTTTGCCGGCTCCGACGAGGGCGGGCGAAGGGCGGCGATCATGTATACGCTGATCGAAACCGCGCGCTTCAACGACGTCGATCCGGAAGCCTGGCTCGCCGACGTCATCGCTCGCATCGCCGATCACCCGATCAACCGGATCGATGATCTCCTTCCCTGGAAATGGAAGCCTCATGCGGAAGCCGCCGCGCCATCTCGGGCAGCTTAA